One window of Salminus brasiliensis chromosome 16, fSalBra1.hap2, whole genome shotgun sequence genomic DNA carries:
- the spp1 gene encoding osteopontin, protein MKAVVVFVLLFAIVYCRPVKRSASSSESSEEQAAAKPPPPILRKDPATPVEAVPAQAMKAAAAASDEDDSDEAENTNTESDKEDDSADSADSTDKEGSDTDDSSESAESGETEATTAPPMTMEPTLGPIIDNGRGDNMGYPNDYKKTIIYVDANDIEKIPSPYKSYGTEHIEGLNAIGKKTPHYDGQEANDVEKHLKVYKALQVHNEVLEEDTSTPEEESQGLEASSGTEEEQPSAKQASEQDSEGASASDATGESASASASQEETAETDSSQSSEEATATPGAADGESDSSQSSESQEDDSAEQVVEATSDIPDVIIAK, encoded by the exons atgaaggctgttgttgtttttgtgctcCTCTTCGCTATAGTCTACTGCCGTCCG GTGAAGCGCTCAGCGAGCAGCTCCGAGAGCTCTGAGGAACAGGCAGCTGCCAAACCG CCACCCCCAATCCTGCGGAAAGACCCTGCAACACCAGTGGAGGCAGTGCCTGCTCAG GCCATGAAAGCAGCTGCTGCAGCATCAGACGAGGACGACTCAGATGAAGCTGAG AACACAAACACGGAATCAGACAAGGAGGACGACAGTGCAGACAGTGCTGACAGCACGGACAAGGAAGGCAGC GACACCGATGACTCCAGTGAGAGTGCTGAGTCAGGAGAGACTGaggccaccactgccccacctaTGACCATGGAGCCCACCTTGGGCCCTATTATTGACAATGGCCGTGGAGACAACATGGGCTACCCCAACGACTACAAGAAGACCATCATCTACGTGGATGCCAACGACATTGAGAAAATACCTTCTCCCTACAAGTCCTATGGAACTGAGCACATCGAGGGCCTGAATGCGATCGGCAAGAAGACCCCCCACTACGACGGCCAGGAAGCTAATGATGTGGAGAAGCATCTGAAGGTTTACAAG GCTCTGCAGGTCCACAATGAGGTCCTGGAGGAGGACACCAGCACCCCTGAGGAGGAGAGCCAGGGTCTGGAGGCCTCCAGTGGTACTGAGGAAGAGCAGCCCAGTGCAAAGCAGGCATCTGAACAGGACAGTGAAGGTGCCAGTGCCAGTGACGCCACCGGCGAGAGCGCCAGTGCTAGTGCCAGCCAGGAGGAGACGGCAGAGACCGATAGCAGCCAAAGCAGCGAGGAGGCCACCGCCACCCCTGGTGCTGCGGACGGAGAGAGCGACTCCTCTCAGAGCTCCGAGAGCCAGGAGGATGACTCCGCTGAGCAGGTTGTGGAGGCCACAAGCGACATCCCTGACGTCATCATCGCCAAATAA